The following coding sequences lie in one Deltaproteobacteria bacterium genomic window:
- a CDS encoding M28 family peptidase: MRATIARLSVSGTKAILLLAMILCIVSKGAVQAAGIGDIVRQFAALKDRSTGTEGCRQAADLISEAFKRLGIEKVQRQRFLLPVTLYQQARLSLPGTEQSLIIHPVELNAVSPQTTPISGLQGPLIYVGTGELEDFNGFEVKGSIVLMELDSGKNWINAAMLGAAAVVYLDRGLGLNGLYYDKFELTPIEFPRFWVPADKASELFGAFAKTRKRMVSPLIRLSCRGGWQRVAAENIYALIPGNDPELRDELLVVEAFYDSTSLVAGIGPGADEAVGIASLLDMARFFKEEPPGRTVLLVATSGHAQSLAGMRQFIWAIRAKNRELRKMQRALKKRMQTANKYIALLQRVDSLHSSKKEEAALLKEALAEQIKTEINIASQQLMKLRLQKGSSYNEAVIEELARRRLNLKRLEWQTVYDSLSDEERQLLLNIVPRAVAYHQRVLTDSREQLQCVRSAHRLRKFVRGKEIPACISLHLSSHGDGVGGFYKGWFYQLRPEVNMVRSFSLISGVLWRIAPQVEEKIGVRGLYKDTLRPNIARPWQSYFGDRPALGGEISTMAGMVGLTLVTLNDSRSRWGTPYDLLPTVNLEYVRRQSRLVSALIGALSREPGLVTETQPRNGFATLTGRANFIRQGELFPDQPAPGTVILTYQGNARFYNMVDTAGIFRIRGLADRKHVVGKAILEAYRFEPDTGHIIWAIDKRQTGKSAYRVKMRRRNMETDLVMFACRMTTLFDLLEPRTFRYLTKIKLLDAGLDAAPRRYFWSRIDTRSSTIESIFLERGISMKLTLSDTVLKRKLLLLNGDPDQPEGRGYNIDQWPTIPATPYRVAKDMWTLLLPRIANLENHGIFNEKIRFLQREGTAALEKAAKARAQKRYDRFLAEAKASWALALRVYNSVEDTQRDVLFGVLFYVALFVPFAYCAERLLFSYSNIHKRIIAFMSILAVVIGVIYLVHPAFQLTYSPFVVILAFLIVGLSIMVSLIIFNRFEQEMAQLQKQAHQLKRSEVTKGKAFMAAFVLGVSNLRRRKLRTGLTCVTLIILTFTIMSFTSVKSIRLRGRLRLADRAPYRGILLKELNWETLPSEAFEVMANEFGAHADVVPRGWMESDDRSSPFLASLRRGDRRAVARGVLGLSPREPVVSGIGRNLSRGRWFRPGELQVVVLPELLAQELGIRLGSDGSDSIDLWGTSFRVVGCFRGKDLERHRDLDGEVVTPVTFPSEAAVQITEVEMDAIESGEDIKAFQGRYHHIPADLTIILPYETLQSIGGILKAVAIKLGSDRTVESTARALVDRFGLTLFSGEAKGRFMYHASDSFSYSGVPNIIIPILISVLIVLNTMISSVYERKREIAVYTSVGLAPNHVSFLFVAESLAFAVLSAVLGYLLAQTLASLLVGTSLWHGITVNYSSLAGVAATVLVVLVVLISVIYPSRMAADIAIPDVNRAWTLPEPKGQELDLTLPFLVRKEEQFGIGGYLCEYYIAHEDVSHGLFSTDELKVSLSQLEGRSGDAEKNLTTRGELATEDSRGYIRVNARVWLAPFDFGVKQNADISFHPAAEDPRYLVIKVKLVREAGEATTWKRLNKGFLDDLRKQLLIWRSLGAEEKPQYEKILLVHVTTEAKGMQG; the protein is encoded by the coding sequence ATGAGAGCAACTATAGCCAGGCTCAGTGTGTCTGGCACAAAAGCCATTCTGCTGTTGGCAATGATCCTTTGTATTGTTTCTAAAGGAGCAGTGCAGGCAGCAGGTATTGGCGATATCGTGCGCCAGTTTGCCGCTCTCAAGGACAGGAGCACCGGCACTGAAGGGTGTCGCCAGGCCGCGGATTTGATCAGCGAGGCCTTTAAGAGGCTGGGCATCGAAAAGGTGCAGCGGCAGCGCTTTCTCCTGCCGGTGACCCTGTACCAGCAGGCAAGGCTTAGCTTGCCAGGGACCGAACAGAGCCTGATCATCCATCCAGTGGAACTGAATGCTGTCAGCCCGCAAACCACCCCAATCTCAGGATTGCAGGGGCCGCTTATTTATGTGGGTACTGGCGAGCTCGAGGACTTCAATGGTTTTGAAGTAAAGGGCAGCATTGTGCTCATGGAGCTCGACTCAGGCAAGAACTGGATCAATGCTGCCATGCTGGGAGCTGCGGCAGTCGTCTATCTTGACCGGGGCCTGGGGCTCAACGGCCTTTATTATGACAAATTCGAGTTGACGCCGATAGAATTTCCCCGCTTCTGGGTGCCTGCTGACAAGGCCAGCGAACTGTTTGGCGCCTTTGCAAAGACCAGGAAAAGGATGGTTTCTCCTCTGATACGCTTGAGCTGTCGGGGGGGCTGGCAGCGTGTAGCCGCTGAAAATATCTATGCCTTGATTCCCGGCAATGATCCTGAACTCCGTGATGAACTTCTGGTGGTAGAAGCATTCTACGACAGCACTTCCCTGGTGGCCGGCATCGGTCCAGGTGCTGACGAGGCTGTGGGAATCGCCTCTCTGCTTGACATGGCGAGATTTTTCAAGGAAGAACCGCCGGGACGTACTGTGTTGTTGGTGGCCACTAGCGGGCACGCTCAGAGTCTGGCCGGCATGAGGCAATTCATCTGGGCCATACGTGCCAAGAACAGAGAACTGCGAAAGATGCAAAGGGCCCTCAAGAAAAGGATGCAGACAGCCAACAAGTATATAGCCCTGTTGCAGAGGGTAGATTCATTGCACTCGAGCAAGAAGGAGGAGGCGGCGCTCCTCAAGGAGGCCCTTGCAGAGCAGATCAAGACAGAGATCAATATCGCCAGTCAGCAGCTGATGAAGCTCCGGCTGCAGAAGGGAAGCAGCTACAACGAAGCAGTAATCGAGGAGTTGGCCAGACGGCGCCTCAACCTGAAGCGGCTCGAGTGGCAGACTGTCTACGACAGTCTATCCGATGAGGAACGGCAGCTTCTGCTCAATATCGTGCCCAGAGCTGTGGCCTATCATCAGAGGGTTCTGACAGACAGCCGTGAACAGCTGCAGTGCGTCCGAAGTGCTCACCGTTTGAGAAAATTCGTCAGGGGCAAGGAAATACCTGCATGCATTTCCCTGCACCTGTCCAGCCATGGTGATGGCGTTGGCGGTTTCTATAAAGGCTGGTTTTACCAGCTTCGACCCGAAGTAAACATGGTCCGCAGTTTCAGCCTGATCAGCGGAGTCTTGTGGAGGATAGCCCCGCAGGTGGAAGAAAAAATCGGTGTCCGAGGTCTCTACAAGGACACCTTGCGGCCGAATATTGCTCGTCCGTGGCAGAGCTATTTTGGCGACAGACCCGCCCTGGGGGGAGAAATCAGCACCATGGCCGGCATGGTTGGCTTGACCCTGGTGACTTTGAATGACAGCAGGTCGCGCTGGGGTACACCATATGACCTGCTCCCCACGGTCAATCTTGAATATGTGCGCAGACAAAGCAGACTGGTCTCTGCCTTGATTGGCGCTTTAAGTCGCGAACCAGGACTGGTAACAGAAACGCAGCCGCGCAACGGTTTTGCTACCCTTACAGGTCGGGCCAACTTCATTCGCCAGGGTGAGCTCTTCCCCGACCAGCCAGCACCTGGAACCGTCATCCTCACCTACCAGGGAAACGCCCGTTTTTACAATATGGTCGATACAGCTGGCATCTTCAGGATTCGGGGCCTTGCGGATCGCAAGCACGTGGTGGGCAAGGCAATACTCGAAGCTTATCGCTTCGAGCCTGACACCGGCCACATAATATGGGCCATTGACAAGAGGCAAACCGGCAAGTCTGCCTATCGCGTCAAGATGCGTCGCAGAAACATGGAAACAGACCTGGTAATGTTTGCCTGCCGAATGACAACTCTTTTCGATCTCCTGGAGCCAAGAACCTTTCGATACCTTACCAAGATTAAACTTCTCGACGCCGGTTTAGATGCTGCCCCCCGACGATATTTTTGGAGCAGGATCGACACCCGTTCCTCAACTATTGAAAGCATATTTCTCGAGAGGGGAATCTCCATGAAGCTGACCCTCTCAGACACAGTGCTCAAGAGAAAACTTCTCCTGCTTAATGGCGATCCGGATCAGCCTGAAGGGAGAGGCTACAATATCGACCAGTGGCCAACCATACCAGCTACTCCGTATAGAGTGGCCAAGGATATGTGGACCCTTCTTCTACCTAGGATAGCCAATCTGGAGAATCACGGAATTTTTAATGAGAAGATTCGCTTTCTGCAGCGCGAGGGTACTGCAGCACTGGAGAAGGCCGCTAAAGCGCGCGCCCAGAAGCGATACGACCGTTTTCTGGCCGAGGCCAAGGCTTCCTGGGCGCTGGCGCTGCGGGTCTATAACAGTGTGGAAGACACCCAGAGAGATGTGCTGTTCGGGGTGCTCTTTTATGTGGCGTTGTTCGTGCCGTTTGCCTACTGTGCTGAACGACTGCTGTTTTCATATAGCAACATACACAAGCGCATCATCGCCTTTATGAGCATCCTCGCGGTTGTGATCGGGGTGATTTATCTGGTGCACCCGGCATTTCAGCTCACCTACAGTCCATTTGTGGTGATCCTTGCCTTTCTCATTGTCGGCTTGTCAATAATGGTTTCCCTCATTATTTTCAATCGCTTTGAACAGGAGATGGCCCAGCTGCAGAAACAGGCACATCAGTTGAAACGCTCCGAGGTAACCAAGGGTAAAGCCTTCATGGCAGCCTTTGTTCTGGGGGTGAGCAATCTGCGTCGCCGAAAGCTGCGCACGGGGCTCACCTGTGTTACCCTGATTATCCTTACCTTTACCATCATGAGTTTTACCAGTGTGAAAAGCATTCGACTCCGGGGAAGGCTGCGCCTGGCAGACAGGGCGCCTTACAGGGGCATTCTTTTGAAAGAGCTCAATTGGGAGACTTTGCCTTCTGAAGCCTTCGAGGTGATGGCCAACGAGTTTGGTGCTCATGCCGATGTGGTGCCGCGCGGCTGGATGGAAAGTGACGACAGATCGAGCCCTTTTCTAGCCTCTCTCCGGCGGGGTGATCGGCGAGCTGTGGCCAGGGGAGTGCTGGGCCTCAGTCCCCGGGAACCTGTTGTCAGCGGCATCGGCAGGAATCTGAGCCGGGGCCGCTGGTTTCGTCCGGGAGAGTTGCAGGTGGTGGTGCTGCCGGAACTGTTGGCTCAAGAGCTGGGCATCCGACTGGGTTCGGACGGCAGCGATAGCATTGATCTCTGGGGCACCTCATTTCGAGTGGTAGGATGCTTTCGAGGAAAGGATCTGGAACGGCATCGGGATTTAGATGGCGAGGTGGTCACTCCAGTGACCTTTCCGAGTGAAGCTGCCGTGCAGATCACCGAAGTAGAGATGGATGCCATCGAATCAGGTGAAGATATCAAGGCATTCCAGGGGAGGTATCATCATATACCAGCAGATCTCACCATCATTTTGCCGTACGAGACTCTGCAGAGCATTGGCGGCATTCTCAAGGCGGTGGCTATCAAGCTGGGATCAGACCGCACGGTTGAATCCACAGCACGTGCTCTCGTTGATCGCTTCGGTCTGACCCTTTTCAGCGGCGAGGCTAAAGGAAGGTTCATGTACCATGCCTCTGACTCGTTCAGCTACAGCGGGGTGCCCAACATTATAATTCCCATTTTGATTTCGGTGCTCATCGTTCTCAACACCATGATTAGCAGCGTGTATGAGAGGAAGAGAGAGATTGCCGTATACACTTCTGTGGGTCTGGCGCCGAATCATGTCTCCTTTCTTTTTGTGGCCGAATCCCTGGCTTTTGCAGTGCTCAGCGCGGTGCTCGGCTATCTGCTGGCTCAAACCCTGGCCAGCCTGCTGGTGGGCACCTCGCTGTGGCATGGCATAACGGTTAACTATTCTTCCCTTGCGGGAGTGGCCGCCACAGTGCTGGTAGTGCTGGTGGTGCTCATTTCTGTTATCTACCCCTCCAGGATGGCGGCTGACATTGCCATACCTGATGTGAACCGCGCCTGGACTCTGCCCGAGCCCAAAGGTCAGGAACTGGACCTCACTCTGCCATTCCTGGTGCGCAAAGAGGAGCAGTTCGGCATCGGCGGCTACCTTTGCGAGTACTACATTGCTCACGAAGACGTCTCCCACGGTCTGTTTTCCACTGATGAATTGAAAGTTTCCCTGAGCCAGCTGGAAGGCCGCTCTGGCGACGCTGAGAAAAACCTTACTACCCGAGGAGAGCTGGCCACTGAAGACTCCCGGGGATATATCCGGGTAAATGCGAGAGTTTGGCTGGCGCCTTTCGATTTCGGTGTCAAGCAGAATGCTGACATCAGCTTTCATCCAGCCGCAGAGGATCCCCGGTATCTGGTGATCAAGGTCAAACTCGTGCGAGAGGCTGGAGAGGCTACTACCTGGAAACGTTTGAACAAGGGCTTTCTTGACGATCTGCGCAAGCAACTTCTCATTTGGCGTTCACTGGGGGCTGAGGAAAAACCTCAATACGAGAAAATTCTGTTGGTACACGTGACTACTGAGGCGAAGGGGATGCAAGGATGA